From one Staphylococcus kloosii genomic stretch:
- a CDS encoding DUF948 domain-containing protein encodes MEWILPIAGIIAAIAFLILVIGIVAVLISVKKNLDHVAKTLDGVEGQVQGITRESTDLLHKANRLTEDIQGKSERLNSVVDAVKGIGDSVQTLNGSVDRVTNSITHNISQNEDKISQVVQWSNVAMEIADKWQNRRNRRESANYKTSSVANDANHSYTTRVENK; translated from the coding sequence ATGGAATGGATTTTACCCATTGCTGGAATTATCGCGGCAATAGCTTTTCTAATTTTAGTAATTGGAATTGTTGCAGTATTAATTTCAGTTAAGAAAAACTTAGATCACGTAGCTAAGACACTTGACGGTGTAGAAGGTCAAGTTCAAGGTATTACACGTGAATCAACTGATTTACTTCATAAAGCTAATCGTTTAACTGAAGATATTCAAGGTAAATCAGAAAGATTGAACTCAGTAGTTGATGCTGTGAAAGGTATCGGTGACTCTGTTCAAACATTAAACGGTTCAGTTGACCGCGTAACTAATTCTATTACGCACAATATTTCTCAAAACGAAGATAAAATTTCTCAAGTAGTTCAATGGTCAAATGTTGCAATGGAAATTGCAGACAAATGGCAAAATAGAAGAAATCGTAGAGAAAGTGCAAACTACAAAACAAGTAGCGTAGCAAACGATGCTAATCATAGCTATACTACTCGCGTAGAGAATAAATAA
- a CDS encoding bifunctional 3-deoxy-7-phosphoheptulonate synthase/chorismate mutase, translating into MSDKLKEYRDEIVEINDEILKLLSKRGKIAQKIGEEKRKQGTLVYDPQREKEMINVLLDNNEGPFNDNVIKQLFKEIFKASTDLQKSENEKHLYVSRKLKPEDTIVQFDNGGIIGDGNKSFVFGPCSVESQEQVDAVAADLHAKGEKFIRGGAFKPRTSPYDFQGLGVEGLKILKNTKDKYDLNVVSEIVNPADFEIADEYLDVFQIGARNMQNFELLKEAGRTKKPILLKRGMSATVEEFIFAAEYIAAQGNNNIILCERGIRTYEKATRNTLDISAVPILKQGTHLPVMVDVTHSTGRKDIMLPTAKAGLAVGADGIMAEVHPDPSVALSDSGQQMDLKEFDNFYNEMKPLADMYNSKKIK; encoded by the coding sequence ATGTCAGATAAATTAAAAGAATACAGAGATGAAATTGTTGAAATTAACGATGAAATTCTAAAACTATTATCTAAAAGAGGGAAAATCGCTCAAAAAATAGGGGAAGAAAAACGTAAGCAAGGTACACTTGTATATGACCCTCAACGCGAAAAAGAAATGATTAACGTGCTTTTAGATAATAATGAGGGACCGTTTAATGATAATGTGATTAAACAATTATTTAAAGAAATTTTTAAAGCCTCTACTGATCTACAAAAATCAGAAAATGAAAAACATTTATATGTATCAAGAAAATTAAAACCAGAAGACACTATTGTTCAATTCGATAACGGCGGTATTATTGGCGACGGTAATAAATCATTTGTCTTTGGCCCATGTTCTGTTGAATCACAAGAACAAGTGGATGCAGTAGCAGCTGATTTACATGCTAAAGGTGAGAAATTTATTAGAGGTGGCGCTTTTAAACCACGTACATCACCATACGATTTCCAAGGATTAGGCGTAGAAGGATTAAAAATACTTAAAAACACTAAAGATAAATACGATTTAAATGTAGTAAGTGAAATCGTAAATCCAGCAGACTTTGAAATCGCTGATGAATATTTAGATGTTTTCCAAATTGGTGCGCGTAACATGCAAAACTTTGAATTACTTAAAGAAGCAGGACGCACTAAGAAACCTATCTTATTAAAACGCGGTATGTCAGCTACAGTTGAAGAATTTATTTTTGCAGCTGAATACATTGCAGCACAAGGTAACAACAACATTATCTTATGTGAACGTGGTATCCGTACTTACGAAAAAGCAACTAGAAATACATTGGATATTTCTGCAGTACCTATATTAAAACAAGGTACTCATCTACCAGTAATGGTCGATGTAACTCACAGTACTGGTCGTAAAGACATTATGTTACCAACTGCTAAAGCAGGTTTAGCTGTTGGAGCAGATGGTATTATGGCTGAAGTTCATCCTGATCCATCAGTTGCTTTAAGTGATAGCGGTCAGCAAATGGACTTAAAAGAATTTGATAATTTCTACAACGAAATGAAACCATTAGCAGATATGTATAATAGTAAAAAAATTAAATAA
- a CDS encoding DNA translocase FtsK produces the protein MSWFDKLFGEEKDSNEDYLNNRNKRRQKANQSDEQDTLLPQNNDVYDRPRGKFRFPMRVVEEANQQDDNVDYTAHQKSEDTHHYRDESQNHKQVDNKRHRRRREDVSNEQQQRQTKNGDTQKHDYKSNAKKSHVSIQTEVLRAQSSSKNTEHNTSRHSDFRATEVPSAIFGTKKRRQLKNGVIPSEDEADTIDDSYQQTEKTQNTDTATSQTTTNVENEATEDNLLSNQYDSDAATNNFEKDVHSDDVEPSTDAVNTTPKAAKKDNTININNFYASQIVEEIRRERERKVLKKRQFKKALQQKRQEQDDAEKDSIQKAIDEMYAKQAQQYIGDSSLDDSDKHLQNDDATLEHESQNDEEDESLNISDEHNHFKYEEVDLNNVSDVHTVQDEDVEINSSEAETYNTIEVPQTSEENYDDNEEIAETDDDTLQQTDNDSETDVSDAEYRELGEGHEDLSKDVGESQDVEEHNVQSDEDNALVSEPESVENDDTTNVDEGKSSSLSSTNMDKSEYRDVEVAHQSKAQQPKNTPNNKNAAIKKSAKPFNVVMTPSDKKRMMDARKAKIVNVPNLEPEVSSPSTNEEDDEDVNINNSINEDLNATSTLNEDVKTYVDSDNNKEVDTLNNDASSDMVDVQHNNNDNNQVKLNNDNEQQSYETRTIRRGPSLKLPDVSLLDKPEEHEIDNSWIEEKKQELNDAFYYFNVPAEVQSVTEGPSVTRFELSVEKGVKVSRITALQDDIKMALAAKDIRIEAPIPGTSLVGIEVPNQSSTKVNIRSIIDTDEFRSAESKLTVAMGYRINNKPLLMDIAKTPHALIAGATGSGKSVCINSILLSLIYKNHPEELKLLLIDPKMVELAPYNDLPHLVSPVITDVKAATQSLKWAVEEMERRYKLFAKYHVRNITAFNKKANYEDRMPKIVIVIDELADLMMMAPQDVEQSIARIAQKARACGIHMLVATQRPSVNVITGLIKANIPTRIAFMVSSSVDSRTILDSGGAERLLGYGDMLYLGSGMNKPIRVQGTFVSDEEIDDVVDFVKQQRDPEYLFEEKELLKKTESAPQDDLFNDVCNFMVQEGHISTSLIQRHFQIGYNRAARIVDQLEQLGYISESNGSKPRDVYLTETDLNELNK, from the coding sequence ATGAGCTGGTTCGACAAATTATTTGGAGAAGAAAAAGACTCAAATGAAGACTATCTAAATAACAGAAATAAACGTCGTCAAAAAGCTAATCAAAGTGATGAGCAAGACACATTACTTCCTCAGAATAATGATGTATATGATCGCCCTAGAGGTAAATTTAGATTCCCAATGCGTGTCGTCGAAGAAGCTAATCAACAAGATGACAATGTAGACTACACTGCTCATCAAAAAAGCGAAGATACACATCATTATCGAGATGAATCTCAAAATCATAAACAGGTCGATAATAAACGACACAGAAGACGTCGTGAGGACGTGAGTAATGAACAACAACAACGTCAAACTAAAAATGGCGATACACAAAAACATGATTATAAATCTAATGCAAAGAAATCACATGTTAGCATACAAACAGAAGTATTAAGAGCACAATCATCCTCAAAAAATACGGAACATAATACCTCAAGACATTCTGATTTTAGAGCTACTGAAGTGCCATCTGCGATATTTGGTACTAAAAAAAGACGTCAATTAAAGAATGGTGTTATTCCTTCTGAGGATGAAGCGGATACGATTGATGACAGCTATCAACAAACTGAAAAGACTCAAAATACTGACACTGCTACTTCTCAAACAACTACAAATGTTGAAAATGAAGCTACTGAAGATAATCTATTGTCAAATCAGTATGATTCTGATGCAGCAACTAATAATTTTGAAAAAGATGTACATTCAGATGACGTAGAACCAAGTACAGATGCAGTTAATACAACGCCTAAAGCTGCGAAAAAAGACAATACGATTAATATTAATAACTTTTATGCTTCTCAAATCGTTGAAGAAATAAGACGAGAAAGAGAACGTAAAGTTTTAAAAAAACGTCAATTTAAAAAAGCGTTACAACAAAAACGACAAGAACAAGATGATGCAGAAAAAGATAGCATCCAAAAAGCAATCGACGAAATGTACGCTAAACAAGCACAACAATATATTGGTGATAGTTCATTAGATGATAGTGATAAGCATTTACAAAATGATGATGCAACATTAGAACATGAATCTCAAAATGACGAAGAAGACGAATCACTTAATATATCTGATGAACATAATCATTTCAAATATGAAGAAGTTGACTTAAATAACGTAAGCGATGTACATACTGTCCAAGATGAGGACGTAGAAATAAATTCAAGTGAAGCTGAAACGTATAATACGATTGAGGTACCACAAACTTCAGAAGAAAATTATGACGATAATGAAGAAATAGCAGAAACTGATGATGATACGCTTCAGCAAACTGATAATGACTCAGAAACTGATGTATCAGATGCCGAATATCGTGAATTAGGTGAAGGTCATGAAGATCTATCTAAGGATGTTGGTGAATCACAAGACGTAGAGGAACATAATGTACAGTCAGATGAAGATAATGCGTTGGTAAGTGAGCCGGAGTCTGTCGAAAATGACGATACTACTAACGTTGATGAAGGTAAGTCTAGTAGTTTGTCTTCTACAAACATGGATAAGTCTGAGTATCGTGATGTAGAGGTAGCGCATCAAAGTAAAGCACAACAACCGAAAAATACACCAAATAATAAAAACGCTGCGATTAAAAAATCAGCAAAACCATTCAATGTAGTTATGACACCATCAGATAAAAAACGTATGATGGATGCACGTAAGGCTAAAATCGTGAATGTACCTAATTTAGAACCTGAAGTATCTAGTCCATCTACAAATGAAGAGGACGACGAAGATGTAAACATTAACAATTCAATTAATGAAGATCTTAATGCTACTTCGACTTTAAATGAAGATGTGAAAACATATGTTGACTCTGATAATAATAAGGAAGTCGACACGTTAAATAATGATGCTTCAAGTGATATGGTGGACGTACAACATAATAATAATGACAATAATCAAGTGAAGTTAAATAACGACAATGAACAACAAAGTTATGAGACGAGAACAATCCGAAGAGGTCCAAGCTTGAAATTACCTGACGTATCCTTATTAGATAAGCCAGAAGAACATGAAATTGATAATAGTTGGATTGAAGAAAAGAAACAGGAATTAAATGATGCATTTTATTATTTCAACGTACCTGCAGAGGTCCAATCTGTTACTGAAGGTCCAAGTGTTACACGTTTTGAATTATCAGTAGAAAAAGGCGTCAAAGTGTCTAGAATCACTGCTTTACAAGACGATATTAAAATGGCACTTGCCGCTAAAGATATACGAATTGAAGCACCGATACCTGGAACTAGTTTAGTCGGTATAGAAGTGCCAAATCAATCTTCTACAAAAGTTAATATAAGATCAATTATTGATACGGATGAATTTAGAAGTGCAGAATCTAAATTGACTGTAGCGATGGGTTATCGTATTAATAATAAACCGTTATTAATGGATATTGCCAAGACACCTCATGCGCTCATAGCAGGTGCGACAGGTTCAGGTAAATCTGTTTGTATAAATAGTATTTTGTTATCACTTATTTATAAAAACCACCCAGAAGAGTTAAAATTATTACTTATCGATCCTAAAATGGTAGAATTAGCACCATATAATGATTTACCTCATTTAGTTTCGCCAGTAATTACTGACGTCAAGGCAGCAACGCAAAGTTTAAAATGGGCTGTTGAAGAAATGGAACGCCGTTATAAACTATTTGCTAAATATCATGTACGTAACATTACAGCATTCAATAAAAAAGCAAATTATGAGGATAGAATGCCTAAAATTGTTATAGTTATTGATGAATTAGCTGATTTAATGATGATGGCACCACAAGATGTAGAACAATCTATAGCTCGCATCGCACAAAAAGCACGTGCTTGTGGTATTCATATGTTAGTAGCTACACAACGACCATCAGTTAATGTTATTACTGGACTTATTAAAGCTAATATTCCAACAAGAATTGCCTTTATGGTATCATCTAGCGTGGATTCTAGAACGATTCTAGATAGTGGTGGTGCAGAACGTTTACTAGGTTATGGTGACATGCTTTACCTAGGAAGCGGTATGAATAAACCAATTCGTGTTCAAGGTACATTTGTTTCAGATGAAGAAATAGATGATGTTGTTGACTTTGTTAAGCAACAACGAGACCCTGAATATCTGTTTGAAGAAAAAGAATTATTGAAAAAAACTGAAAGTGCGCCACAAGATGATTTATTTAATGATGTATGTAACTTTATGGTACAAGAAGGACATATTTCAACATCGTTAATACAAAGACATTTCCAAATTGGATATAATCGTGCAGCAAGAATCGTCGATCAATTAGAACAACTCGGTTATATTTCAGAATCAAATGGTTCTAAACCAAGAGATGTTTATCTAACTGAAACTGATTTAAATGAATTAAATAAATAA
- the murC gene encoding UDP-N-acetylmuramate--L-alanine ligase: MTHYHFVGIKGAGMSSLAQIMHDLGNEVQGSDIESYVFTEVALKNKGIKILPFDANNIEEDMVVVQGNAFPDTHEEIVRAHELKLDVIRYHDFLGHVIDQYTSVAVTGAHGKTSTTGLLSHVMNGDKKTSFLIGDGTGLGIPASEYFAFEACEYKRHFLSYHPDYAIMTNIDFDHPDYFKDIDDVVSAFQEMSHNVKKAIIAWGDDPHLRGIQANVPVYYYGFSTNDDVYADNIQISEKGTQFDVYINNKFFDTFLSPQYGDHNILNALSVITISYLEELDIDNIKEALETFGGVKRRFNETKVVNQVLVDDYAHHPREISATIETARKKYPNKEVIAVFQPHTFSRTKAFLQEFADCLSKADHTFLCEIFGSIRENSGNLTIQDLLKRIDGAQLIDEDSVNLLEQYSDAVVLFMGAGDIQKIQRAYMENLDVVNEF; encoded by the coding sequence ATGACACATTATCATTTTGTCGGTATAAAAGGTGCTGGGATGAGTTCGTTAGCACAAATCATGCACGATCTTGGAAATGAAGTACAAGGTTCTGACATTGAAAGCTACGTCTTTACAGAAGTAGCACTTAAAAACAAAGGTATTAAAATTCTACCTTTTGACGCAAACAACATTGAAGAAGACATGGTGGTAGTTCAAGGTAATGCATTCCCTGACACACATGAAGAAATCGTCAGAGCACACGAATTAAAATTAGATGTGATACGTTACCATGATTTCTTAGGACATGTTATTGACCAATATACTTCAGTTGCGGTTACTGGAGCTCATGGTAAAACATCAACTACTGGATTATTATCTCATGTTATGAATGGCGATAAAAAAACGTCATTCCTTATTGGAGATGGTACAGGATTAGGTATTCCAGCAAGTGAATACTTTGCTTTTGAAGCATGTGAATATAAGCGTCACTTCTTAAGTTATCATCCAGATTATGCAATTATGACTAATATTGATTTTGACCATCCAGATTATTTTAAAGACATAGATGATGTGGTAAGTGCCTTTCAAGAAATGTCTCATAATGTAAAAAAAGCTATCATTGCTTGGGGAGATGACCCACATTTACGTGGCATTCAAGCTAATGTGCCGGTTTATTACTATGGTTTTTCAACGAATGATGATGTATACGCCGACAACATCCAAATTAGTGAAAAAGGCACTCAATTTGACGTTTATATTAATAATAAATTCTTCGATACATTCTTATCACCTCAATATGGTGACCATAATATTTTAAATGCTTTATCTGTTATCACTATCAGCTACCTTGAAGAGCTTGATATCGATAATATTAAAGAAGCGTTAGAGACATTTGGTGGTGTAAAAAGAAGATTTAATGAAACAAAAGTAGTAAATCAAGTACTTGTTGATGATTATGCGCATCATCCAAGAGAAATTAGTGCTACAATTGAGACAGCAAGAAAAAAATATCCAAATAAAGAAGTCATCGCAGTTTTCCAACCACATACTTTTAGTAGAACAAAAGCGTTTTTACAAGAGTTTGCTGATTGTTTAAGTAAAGCCGATCACACTTTCCTATGTGAAATATTTGGTTCTATTAGAGAAAATTCAGGCAACCTAACGATTCAAGATTTATTGAAACGTATAGATGGTGCACAATTAATAGACGAAGATAGTGTTAATTTATTAGAACAATATAGTGATGCTGTGGTATTATTTATGGGTGCTGGTGATATACAAAAAATTCAGCGTGCATATATGGAAAATCTCGATGTTGTTAATGAATTTTAA
- the ccpA gene encoding catabolite control protein A — protein sequence MTVTIYDVAREARVSMATVSRVVNGNQNVKPETRDKVNAVIEKLNYRPNAVARGLASKRTTTVGVIIPDISNVYYSQLARGLEDIATMYKYHSIISNSDNDPVKEKEIFNNLLSKQVDGIIFLGGTISEEIKELINKSSVPVVVSGTNGKDDGIASVNIDFKTAAEEVTEELINNGAKEFGFVGGNYSKKAQDEVLIGLKNVLSKHNLSLNENQVFNGNETYKDGIRAFEALDKSNLDAILSISDEQAIGLVHSAQDEGVNIPDDIQIVSFNNTRLVEMVRPQLSSVIQPLYDIGAVGMRLLTKYMNEEEIEEPNVILPHRIEYRGTTK from the coding sequence ATGACTGTTACAATTTATGACGTAGCGCGCGAAGCAAGAGTTTCAATGGCGACAGTTTCACGCGTAGTTAATGGAAACCAAAATGTTAAACCTGAAACTAGAGACAAAGTTAATGCAGTAATTGAAAAATTAAATTACCGCCCAAATGCTGTAGCACGAGGCTTAGCAAGTAAAAGAACAACAACGGTAGGTGTAATAATCCCAGATATTTCTAATGTTTATTACTCTCAATTAGCAAGAGGACTTGAAGATATTGCTACGATGTACAAATATCATTCAATTATTTCTAACTCTGATAACGATCCTGTTAAAGAAAAAGAAATTTTTAATAACTTATTAAGTAAACAAGTTGATGGAATTATCTTTTTAGGTGGTACGATTTCAGAAGAAATTAAAGAGTTAATTAACAAATCTTCTGTACCTGTAGTTGTATCTGGTACGAATGGTAAAGATGATGGTATTGCTTCTGTAAATATCGATTTTAAAACAGCTGCTGAAGAGGTAACTGAGGAATTGATTAACAATGGTGCCAAAGAGTTTGGTTTCGTTGGAGGTAATTATTCTAAAAAAGCACAGGATGAAGTGCTTATTGGTTTGAAAAATGTATTGTCTAAACACAATTTATCATTAAATGAAAATCAAGTATTTAATGGTAATGAAACGTATAAAGATGGTATTCGTGCTTTTGAAGCATTGGATAAATCAAATTTAGATGCAATTTTATCTATTAGTGATGAACAAGCTATCGGCCTTGTACATAGTGCACAAGACGAAGGTGTTAATATCCCTGATGATATTCAAATCGTAAGTTTTAATAATACTAGATTGGTAGAAATGGTGAGACCGCAATTATCTAGTGTTATCCAACCGTTATATGATATCGGTGCAGTAGGGATGAGACTGTTAACAAAATACATGAACGAAGAAGAAATTGAAGAACCAAATGTTATTTTACCGCATAGAATTGAATATCGTGGTACAACAAAATAA